Sequence from the Pedobacter sp. D749 genome:
TTCGGCTTTTTTAATAAACCGACACTTATCATGGGCTTCGGTTGTTTCACCAATAAGATAGATGGCTGCCAGGAAACCGCAAAGCGCCACCGTAAAGAAGCCTACAGCGATTGAAAACCAATTTAACCATCCCGATATATAGGCGGTATAAAAATCTGTCGCTTGCGTGTCGATATGGCCCGAAATTAAGCTTCCGGCAATTATACCCAGAAACAAAGCCGTTACAAAACTCGAATACCGAAATATCCGGTTGTATAACCACTGCATATCATCTTTCACGGCATCATAATGGCGGAATACAAAGGCAGTACCACGGGCAATAATCCCAATGAGCATAATGGCCAAAGGGATATGAAGGTAAACCGACATGGTGGTATAAATATGTGGGAAACCCACAAAAAGGATCACAATAGCAATGATCAGCCACATGTGGTTGGCCTCCCAAACCGGACCAATGGCCTGATACATGGTTTTACGGGTTTTACTCCTGTTTTTTGTTGAAGTAAAGAGTTCTATAATCCCCGCGCCAAAATCGGCCCCGCCCAATAAAAAGTAGAGCAGAATGGCCATGCATAAAAATGTAATTACAACATCTTTCATAATTTATTTTTTTGCCACAGATTTATACAGATGAACACAAATTTCAAAGAAGTTAAGCAACATACATCAAAATTTTTATCCGTGTTCATCCTTTTTATCTGTGGTTAATTAATTCGTTTCAGATTTGTTATAGAGTACAGGTACCATTTTAATCTGCCGGTAAAGTAAAAACGTTACGATAATGCTTAGCGAAACATAAATTGCCGAAAAGATGTAAAATGAGTAAGCAATACCGGGCATCGGCG
This genomic interval carries:
- a CDS encoding cytochrome d ubiquinol oxidase subunit II → MKDVVITFLCMAILLYFLLGGADFGAGIIELFTSTKNRSKTRKTMYQAIGPVWEANHMWLIIAIVILFVGFPHIYTTMSVYLHIPLAIMLIGIIARGTAFVFRHYDAVKDDMQWLYNRIFRYSSFVTALFLGIIAGSLISGHIDTQATDFYTAYISGWLNWFSIAVGFFTVALCGFLAAIYLIGETTEAHDKCRFIKKAEFMNVAAVVFGAMVFIAAQRDKIPLTDWVFKSNVGLSAIVLASLSLILLWYLLIKGKTKVLRILAGFQVTMILLAISYAHFPNFIRLKSGDAISLLETAGPEKTIYSLGLALLLGSVLILPFLGYLFYKFQKKEE